One Pseudoliparis swirei isolate HS2019 ecotype Mariana Trench chromosome 4, NWPU_hadal_v1, whole genome shotgun sequence genomic window carries:
- the rnaset2 gene encoding ribonuclease T2, producing MKLCSALLLCLAAALSSAFVISPPHMWTKLILTHHWPNTFCSMEKPVCHPNISFWTLHGLWPNKGIACNSSWHFNSSLIEDLLPDMKKSWPDLLNPSSSSFWKYEWYKHGTCAAKADSLNSQHKYFGKALELYHKLDLDSVLKKFDIIPSETYYKLSQVEGAIENFYGVKPKIQCVHPSKNADFQILGQIEICFDIDFTLMDCEKYVTTQKISKGDWGSVIAVDKASGFIVCDHDVPVYYPLLP from the exons ATGAAGCTGTGCTCCGCTCTTCTGCTTTGCCTGGCAGCAGCTCTGTCATCTGCCTTTGTGATTTCACCTCC acacatgtggaccaaactgATCCTGACCCACCACTGGCCGAACACATTCTGTAGT ATGGAGAAGCCGGTGTGTCATCCAAACATTAGTTTCTGGACACTACATGGACTTTG GCCAAACAAAGGGATCGCCTGCAATTCATCGTGGCATTTCAACTCTTCTCTGATAGAG GACCTGCTTCcagacatgaagaagagctgGCCGGACTTGCTTAACCCCTCGTCTTCTTCATTCTG GAAGTATGAGTGGTACAAACATGGCACATGTGCAGCCAAAGCAGATTCTCTGAATAGTCAACATAAATACTTCGGCAAGGCACTGGAACTATACCACAAGTTGGATTTGGACAG CGTCCTGAAGAAGTTTGACATCATCCCATCAGAAACATACTACAAA CTTTCCCAAGTGGAAGGAGCCATAGAGAACTTCTACGGCGTCAAACCTAAAATCCAATGTGTCCATCCATCAAAA aaCGCTGATTTCCAGATTTTGGGGCAGATTGAAATCTGTTTCGACATCGACTTCACCCTCATGGACTGTGAGAAATATGTAACCACGCAGAAGATATCTAAGGGAGACTGGGGCAGTGTCATTGCTGTTGATAAGGCATCTGGGTTCATTGTGTGTGACCATGATGTCCCAGTTTACTACCCACTACTTCCATAG
- the LOC130193190 gene encoding ribosomal protein S6 kinase alpha-2-like isoform X2: MDSSTRKFTVRRWFSIYLKNKAARNKNNTGFCQLEDDSILKEIDISHHVKEGCEKADPSQFQLLKVLGQGSYGKVFLVRKIRGVDRGQLYAMKVLKKATLKVRDRVRSKMERDILAEVNHPFIVKLHYAFQTEGKLYLILDFLLGGDLFSRLSKEVMFTEEDVKFYLAELALALDHLHSLGIIYRDLKPENILLDEEGNIKITDFGLSKEAIDHDKRAYSFCGTIEYMAPEVVNRRGHTQSADWWSFGVLMFEMLTGSLPFQGKDRKETMAFILKAKLGMPQFLSPEVQSLLRALFKRNPANRLGAGPDGVEEIKRHRFFASIDWIKLYRKELRPPFKPTVGRPEDTFHFDPEFTSRTPTDSPGVPPSANTHQLFRGFSFVATNQSQEPSVATVAASRQEVNNINPIAKHLQGDVAFRDVYELKEEVGQAATSVCRSCLHRVTAVEYSVKIIDRARKDPSEEIEILLRYGKHPNIITLKDVYDDGQSVYMVQDLLRGDELLDRALTVPNFTERDASDILCTLAKTVEYLHSQGVVHRDLKPSSIRYSDDSGLPECIRICDFGFAKQLRAENGLLMTPCYTATFMAPEVLKKQGYDAACDIWSLGILLYTIIAGPFASSSEDTAEEILAQIGSGKFITKGGNWDLVSDAAKEIVIKMLHVDPHQRLTAPQVLCHTWIVDRDKLSDRTLTRQDALTVKGALSATYSALKRCAPAPVLEPVQSSSLAQRRGVKNPGSPKVNSDPKEKEKPPQSE; encoded by the exons ATGGATTCCAGCACGCGGAAATTCACAGTACGGAGATGGTTTTCTATCTATCTGAAGAACAAGGCGGCaaggaacaaaaacaacaccGGCTTCTGTCAGCTAGAG gATGATAGTATACTTAAGGAGATTGACATCAGCCACCATGTTAAGGAGGGTTGTGAGAAAGCAGACCCCTCTCAGTTCCAGCTGCTCAAAGTGCTGGGACAGGGCTCCTATGGAAAG GTGTTTCTGGTGAGAAAGATCAGAGGAGTGGACAGAGGTCAGCTGTATGCCATGAAGGTCCTGAAGAAGGCCACACTaaaag TTCGTGATCGTGTGCGGTCAAAGATGGAAAGAGACATTCTGGCAGAAGTGAACCATCCATTTATAGTTAAACTGCACTATG CCTTCCAGACAGAAGGAAAGCTCTATCTGATCCTAGACTTCCTCCTCGGAGGAGACCTTTTCAGTCGACTGTCAAAGGAG GTGATGTTCACTGAGGAGGATGTGAAGTTCTACCTTGCAGAGTTGGCCCTGGCCTTGGACCATCTTCACAGTCTGGGGATCATCTACAGGGACCTGAAACCTGAAAA TATTCTTTTGGATGAAGAAGGAAACATTAAGATAACTG aCTTTGGATTGAGTAAGGAGGCCATTGACCATGACAAGAGAGCTTATTCCTTCTGTGGAACAATCGAGTACATGGCTCCGGAGGTCGTGAACAGGAGAGGGCACACACAAAGTGCTGACTGGTGGTCATTTGGGGTACTGATG TTTGAGATGTTGACAGGATCATTACCATTCCAAGGAAAAGATCGGAAGGAAACAATGGCATTTATTCTTAA GGCGAAGCTGGGAATGCCACAGTTCCTCAGTCCTGAAGTGCAGAGTTTATTAAGAGCGCTCTTCAAGAGGAACCCGGCTAATCGACTCG GCgcaggaccagatggagtggaagaaataaaaagacatCGCTTCTTTGCATCGATAGACTGGATT AAGTTGTACAGGAAGGAATTGAGGCCTCCATTCAAACCTACAGTTGGAAGACCTGAAGACACTTTCCATTTTGACCCTGAGTTCACCTCCAGAACACCCACTG ATTCTCCGGGCGTCCCTCCCAGCGCAAACACACACCAGCTGTTTCGTGGCTTCAGCTTCGTTGCAACGAATCAAAGTCAGGAGCCGAGCGTTGCTACGGTAGCAGCTTCTCGCCAGGAGGTCAACAACATCAATCCCATAGCAAAG CACCTCCAAGGTGATGTGGCCTTCCGGGATGTTTATGAGCTCAAGGAGGAAGTTGGACAGGCAGCAACTTCTGTCTGCAGAAGTTGTCTGCACAGAGTTACCGCTGTGGAGTACTCAGTGAAG ATCATTGATAGAGCCAGAAAGGATCCATCGGAGGAGATTGAGATCCTGTTAAGATACGGGAAGCATCCAAATATCATCACCCTGAAGGAT GTGTATGACGACGGCCAGAGTGTGTACATGGTTCAGGATCTCCTGAGAGGAGACGAGCTGCTGGACCGAGCGCTGACGGTGCCAAACTTTACCGAGAGAGACGCGTCAGACATCCTCTGCACACTGGCCAAGACTGTGGAATATTTACACTCGCAGGgg GTCGTGCATCGGGACCTGAAGCCTAGTAGCATTCGCTATTCTGATGACAGTGgtctcccagaatgcatcagaATATGTGATTTTGGTTTTGCCAAACAGCTCAGGGCTGAGAATGGCTTGTTGATGACTCCCTGTTACACAGCTACCTTCATGGCTCCTGAG gTTCTGAAGAAGCAGGGTTATGATGCAGCCTGTGACATCTGGAGCCTGGGCATCCTGCTCTACACCATAATAGCTGG TCCGTTTGCCAGCAGCTCTGAGGACACAGCCGAAGAAATTCTGGCTCAAATCGGCAGCGGAAAATTCATCACCAAAGGAGGGAACTGGGACCTGGTATCAGACGCTGCCAAG GAAATTGTGATAAAGATGCTCCACGTGGACCCTCACCAGCGCCTGACTGCCCCACAG GTTCTTTGTCATACCTGGATTGTAGACAGAGACAAGCTCTCTGACAGAACGCTCACCAGACAAGATGCTCTTACTGTGAAG GGGGCACTGTCTGCCACCTACTCTGCTCTGAAGCGCTGTGCTCCGGCTCCAGTGCTGGAGCCTGTTCAGTCCTCCAGTCTGGCTCAACGGCGAGGAGTGAAGAATCCGGGCAGTCCCAAAGTGAATTCAGACcccaaagaaaaggaaaagcctCCACAATCTGAATGA
- the LOC130193190 gene encoding ribosomal protein S6 kinase alpha-2-like isoform X1, translated as MDSSTRKFTVRRWFSIYLKNKAARNKNNTGFCQLEDDSILKEIDISHHVKEGCEKADPSQFQLLKVLGQGSYGKVFLVRKIRGVDRGQLYAMKVLKKATLKVRDRVRSKMERDILAEVNHPFIVKLHYAFQTEGKLYLILDFLLGGDLFSRLSKEVMFTEEDVKFYLAELALALDHLHSLGIIYRDLKPENILLDEEGNIKITDFGLSKEAIDHDKRAYSFCGTIEYMAPEVVNRRGHTQSADWWSFGVLMFEMLTGSLPFQGKDRKETMAFILKAKLGMPQFLSPEVQSLLRALFKRNPANRLGAGPDGVEEIKRHRFFASIDWIKLYRKELRPPFKPTVGRPEDTFHFDPEFTSRTPTDSPGVPPSANTHQLFRGFSFVATNQSQEPSVATVAASRQEVNNINPIAKHLQGDVAFRDVYELKEEVGQAATSVCRSCLHRVTAVEYSVKIIDRARKDPSEEIEILLRYGKHPNIITLKDVYDDGQSVYMVQDLLRGDELLDRALTVPNFTERDASDILCTLAKTVEYLHSQGVVHRDLKPSSIRYSDDSGLPECIRICDFGFAKQLRAENGLLMTPCYTATFMAPEVLKKQGYDAACDIWSLGILLYTIIAGFSPFASSSEDTAEEILAQIGSGKFITKGGNWDLVSDAAKEIVIKMLHVDPHQRLTAPQVLCHTWIVDRDKLSDRTLTRQDALTVKGALSATYSALKRCAPAPVLEPVQSSSLAQRRGVKNPGSPKVNSDPKEKEKPPQSE; from the exons ATGGATTCCAGCACGCGGAAATTCACAGTACGGAGATGGTTTTCTATCTATCTGAAGAACAAGGCGGCaaggaacaaaaacaacaccGGCTTCTGTCAGCTAGAG gATGATAGTATACTTAAGGAGATTGACATCAGCCACCATGTTAAGGAGGGTTGTGAGAAAGCAGACCCCTCTCAGTTCCAGCTGCTCAAAGTGCTGGGACAGGGCTCCTATGGAAAG GTGTTTCTGGTGAGAAAGATCAGAGGAGTGGACAGAGGTCAGCTGTATGCCATGAAGGTCCTGAAGAAGGCCACACTaaaag TTCGTGATCGTGTGCGGTCAAAGATGGAAAGAGACATTCTGGCAGAAGTGAACCATCCATTTATAGTTAAACTGCACTATG CCTTCCAGACAGAAGGAAAGCTCTATCTGATCCTAGACTTCCTCCTCGGAGGAGACCTTTTCAGTCGACTGTCAAAGGAG GTGATGTTCACTGAGGAGGATGTGAAGTTCTACCTTGCAGAGTTGGCCCTGGCCTTGGACCATCTTCACAGTCTGGGGATCATCTACAGGGACCTGAAACCTGAAAA TATTCTTTTGGATGAAGAAGGAAACATTAAGATAACTG aCTTTGGATTGAGTAAGGAGGCCATTGACCATGACAAGAGAGCTTATTCCTTCTGTGGAACAATCGAGTACATGGCTCCGGAGGTCGTGAACAGGAGAGGGCACACACAAAGTGCTGACTGGTGGTCATTTGGGGTACTGATG TTTGAGATGTTGACAGGATCATTACCATTCCAAGGAAAAGATCGGAAGGAAACAATGGCATTTATTCTTAA GGCGAAGCTGGGAATGCCACAGTTCCTCAGTCCTGAAGTGCAGAGTTTATTAAGAGCGCTCTTCAAGAGGAACCCGGCTAATCGACTCG GCgcaggaccagatggagtggaagaaataaaaagacatCGCTTCTTTGCATCGATAGACTGGATT AAGTTGTACAGGAAGGAATTGAGGCCTCCATTCAAACCTACAGTTGGAAGACCTGAAGACACTTTCCATTTTGACCCTGAGTTCACCTCCAGAACACCCACTG ATTCTCCGGGCGTCCCTCCCAGCGCAAACACACACCAGCTGTTTCGTGGCTTCAGCTTCGTTGCAACGAATCAAAGTCAGGAGCCGAGCGTTGCTACGGTAGCAGCTTCTCGCCAGGAGGTCAACAACATCAATCCCATAGCAAAG CACCTCCAAGGTGATGTGGCCTTCCGGGATGTTTATGAGCTCAAGGAGGAAGTTGGACAGGCAGCAACTTCTGTCTGCAGAAGTTGTCTGCACAGAGTTACCGCTGTGGAGTACTCAGTGAAG ATCATTGATAGAGCCAGAAAGGATCCATCGGAGGAGATTGAGATCCTGTTAAGATACGGGAAGCATCCAAATATCATCACCCTGAAGGAT GTGTATGACGACGGCCAGAGTGTGTACATGGTTCAGGATCTCCTGAGAGGAGACGAGCTGCTGGACCGAGCGCTGACGGTGCCAAACTTTACCGAGAGAGACGCGTCAGACATCCTCTGCACACTGGCCAAGACTGTGGAATATTTACACTCGCAGGgg GTCGTGCATCGGGACCTGAAGCCTAGTAGCATTCGCTATTCTGATGACAGTGgtctcccagaatgcatcagaATATGTGATTTTGGTTTTGCCAAACAGCTCAGGGCTGAGAATGGCTTGTTGATGACTCCCTGTTACACAGCTACCTTCATGGCTCCTGAG gTTCTGAAGAAGCAGGGTTATGATGCAGCCTGTGACATCTGGAGCCTGGGCATCCTGCTCTACACCATAATAGCTGG CTTCAGTCCGTTTGCCAGCAGCTCTGAGGACACAGCCGAAGAAATTCTGGCTCAAATCGGCAGCGGAAAATTCATCACCAAAGGAGGGAACTGGGACCTGGTATCAGACGCTGCCAAG GAAATTGTGATAAAGATGCTCCACGTGGACCCTCACCAGCGCCTGACTGCCCCACAG GTTCTTTGTCATACCTGGATTGTAGACAGAGACAAGCTCTCTGACAGAACGCTCACCAGACAAGATGCTCTTACTGTGAAG GGGGCACTGTCTGCCACCTACTCTGCTCTGAAGCGCTGTGCTCCGGCTCCAGTGCTGGAGCCTGTTCAGTCCTCCAGTCTGGCTCAACGGCGAGGAGTGAAGAATCCGGGCAGTCCCAAAGTGAATTCAGACcccaaagaaaaggaaaagcctCCACAATCTGAATGA